One genomic region from Rosa rugosa chromosome 1, drRosRugo1.1, whole genome shotgun sequence encodes:
- the LOC133724456 gene encoding protein FAR1-RELATED SEQUENCE 5-like: protein MSVIYKQGDSKVQGEKRKRGLPKVGCKARIAVVRKKESGRYAISVFVKGHNHPLTSPPRAGGIQNIGFIQRDLYNYGRTCREEKKGHDGDLLYMHFQNEKEKDYSFVYTMESDEENKVTWCFWADSISRRVYSFYGDTIIFACAFLNDETADTFVWLFKEFLNAMPGDAPENASKMIITDQDPAMTKAISEALPQTFHRYCSWHILNKFSKKLDAIKYRDSYQDFHSYIWNSSSREEFDSRWIEIIEKSGLSDNKWLELIYEIRSSWIPAYVNHVFLAGMSSSQRAESQHSFFKNYVSKWNSLVEFMVQFKKGLLHQRHYELEEDHINIDEKAKTVMSLDIEDHMAKFYNFKVIRKNIDTCKSRELTYEKKFDFALCSCRKFDSEGLPCRHVLAYLIKIQYVDKLPIQYILKRWTKAARQRVVLDSNGMEIKDNKALLARLCGQSAVGLETETKTATIQHVFNETNQVRAKGCGRRLKKGKEKRKVKVKASQGRQCHGCGLFGQSHDKRNCPTLRGRPYIDEDGDSSSTSMDEDSCSSSHLAK from the exons ATGTCTGTTATATATAAGCAAGGAGATTCCAAAGTTCAAGGAGAAAAACGTAAGAGAGGATTACCAAAAGTGGGTTGTAAAGCAAGAATTGCAGttgtgagaaagaaggagtctGGAAGATATGCAATCTCTGTATTTGTCAAGGGTCACAACCATCCATTAACAAGCCCGCCTAGA GCAGGTGGCATTCAAAATATTGGTTTTATACAGCGTGATCTATATAATTATGGAAGAACTTGTCGTGAAGAGAAGAAGGGGCATGATGGAGATCTACTGTACATGCATTTTCagaatgagaaagaaaaagattatTCTTTTGTCTATACAATGGAGTCAGATGAGGAAAACAAAGTAACATGGTGCTTTTGGGCTGACTCAATTTCAAGACGAGTTTACAGCTTTTATGGAGAT ACAATCATCTTTGCTTGTGCATTCTTGAATGATGAGACAGCTGATACTTTTGTTTGGTTATTCAAGGAATTTCTAAATGCTATGCCAGGAGATGCACCAGAAAATGCCTCCAAGATGATCATTACCGACCAAGATCCTGCTATGACTAAAGCCATTTCAGAAGCACTCCCACAAACATTTCATAGATATTGCAGTTGGCACATTCTTAATAAATTTTCTAAGAAGCTAGATGCGATTAAATATCGGGATTCCTACCAAGACTTTCATAGCTACATATGGAATTCAAGTAGtagagaggagtttgactcaagATGGATTGAAATTATTGAGAAGAGTGGGTTGAGTGATAACAAGTGGCTGGAGTTGATATACGAAATTCGTTCATCATGGATACCAGCATATGTCAATCATGTTTTCTTAGCTGGAATGTCAAGTAGTCAAAGAGCAGAGAGTCAGCATTCTTTCTTCAAGAATTATGTTTCTAAGTGGAATTCATTGGTGGAATTTATGGTTCAGTTTAAGAAGGGACTTCTTCACCAACGACATTATGAGTTAGAGGAGGATCATATTAATATTGATGAGAAGGCAAAAACTGTCATGTCCCTTGACATAGAAGATCATATGGCCAAGTTTTATAAC TTTAAGGTTATACGAAAGAACATTGATACTTGTAAGTCTCGTGAACTTACTTACGAAAAGAAATTTGATTTTGCATTATGTAGCTGTAGAAAGTTTGACAGTGAAGGGCTCCCATGTCGGCATGTTTTGGCATATTTGATTAAGATCCAATATGTTGATAAATTGCCTATTCAGTACATCTTGAAGAGATGGACTAAAGCTGCAAGACAGAGAGTTGTGTTAGATTCTAATGGAATGGAGATAAAAGATAACAAAGCTTTACTTGCAAGGTTATG TGGACAAAGTGCAGTAGGTTTGGAGACCGAGACCAAGACTGCTACTATTCAGCATGTTTTTAATGAAACAAATCAAGTGAGAGCAAAAGGGTGTGGGAGAAGGttgaagaaaggaaaagagaagaggaaagTTAAGGTAAAGGCCAGTCAAGGTAGGCAATGCCATGGATGTGGACTATTTGGTCAGTCACATGACAAAAGAAATTGTCCAACACTTCGTGGAAG ACCTTATATTGATGAAGATGGGGATTCAAGTTCTACTAGTATGGATGAGGATAGTTGTTCATCATCTCATTTGGCAAAATAA